Proteins encoded by one window of Polaribacter haliotis:
- a CDS encoding DUF6266 family protein, with translation MATFEKGILGGFSGKVGNVVGSRWRGKNVMRSLPQRGNYTATEKQEEQRQKFKVVIGFLSPIVDVLSNYFGAPQGDKSRSNLATSYHLKNAVVSTPQGMVMDYPKVLISKGDLRGIDGGTVAAAAGQTLNFGWQDNSGQGKATATDTLMVVVYAPDLNLFYTNLTVATRDATTAAVTLPNFMASFEVEIWASFSKPGTNFAAISTYMGAVTVL, from the coding sequence ATGGCAACATTTGAAAAAGGTATTCTTGGCGGATTTTCTGGCAAGGTAGGAAACGTAGTAGGCTCTCGATGGAGAGGGAAAAACGTAATGCGTAGTTTACCACAGCGTGGTAATTATACGGCTACAGAAAAACAGGAAGAACAACGACAAAAATTTAAGGTCGTTATTGGGTTTTTAAGTCCTATTGTAGACGTGTTAAGCAACTATTTTGGTGCTCCACAGGGCGATAAATCGCGTTCTAACTTGGCAACTTCTTACCATTTGAAAAACGCAGTGGTTAGTACCCCACAAGGCATGGTAATGGATTACCCAAAAGTATTAATTAGCAAAGGCGATTTAAGAGGTATCGATGGTGGTACTGTGGCTGCAGCTGCAGGACAAACCCTAAATTTTGGTTGGCAAGACAATAGTGGCCAAGGAAAAGCCACAGCAACAGACACACTAATGGTAGTGGTGTATGCACCCGACTTAAATTTGTTTTACACCAATTTAACGGTTGCTACACGAGATGCCACAACAGCAGCAGTAACCTTACCAAATTTTATGGCAAGTTTCGAAGTAGAAATTTGGGCTTCTTTTAGCAAACCAGGAACCAATTTTGCTGCAATAAGTACCTATATGGGTGCTGTTACAGTATTGTAA
- a CDS encoding helix-turn-helix domain-containing protein, with the protein MKNEKKNQPALQNTHLDFDTQLLKKEEWLTTEEVMKHLNVSRSTLYRLRKKHNIPNFKLGRIPIYPRHLLNKVFMHKALSNISKSEVNGLLLTALFKKRLDK; encoded by the coding sequence ATGAAAAATGAAAAAAAAAACCAACCAGCATTACAAAACACGCATTTAGATTTTGATACCCAGTTATTAAAAAAAGAAGAATGGCTTACAACAGAAGAAGTCATGAAACATTTAAACGTGAGCCGCAGTACCTTATACCGATTGCGCAAAAAACACAACATCCCCAATTTTAAATTAGGTCGAATTCCTATCTATCCTAGACACTTATTAAACAAGGTGTTTATGCATAAGGCACTTAGCAATATTAGTAAGTCGGAAGTAAATGGTTTATTGCTAACAGCTTTATTTAAAAAGCGTTTAGATAAATAA
- a CDS encoding acyl-CoA dehydrogenase family protein has product MEIQKYTAGVLQYIPFFYVIWSDDLLSYSEVSVVKKAIEQDKTLTKKDYSYLLKYLDKKAPPTYAALKHWKKTISNANIKLVESDTYPLATFSQKMICHHFAECPFNPNLKDIEINLGIQPNHYNHLFEIEIVKEATSNYYNPAEIDTILKGDQTIVIDAFRDFLKDPIFKWDIKRDKEAFRNHVLEQVKVLAKEGYGAMSYDTPYGGSNNMVGYAGIFENLMYVDGSLAIKFGVQFGLFGGSIQKLGTKKHHDTYLTETGKANILGCFAMTETGHGSNVRGVKTTATYDKEKDSIIIHTPGENDNKEYIGNALHSTMASVFAQLIVDGKNHGVHAILVTIRDENHTLTPGVTIEDNGYKLGLNGVDNGKIWFHQVRVPRENLLNKYGDISPEGTYYSEIKNPNKRFFTMLGTLVGGRICVARAGLGGAKKSLAIAVKHALKRRQFNDSIKIQEDLLMDYPSHQLRLTPAVVSCYVYDVTLTHIMKVYSDPKIKDKRKIETQVAGLKSIITWFANDTIQECREACGGKGYLLENQIADLKGDVDIFTTFEGDNHVLLQLAAKGVLSDFKSEFNSAGFTAVLKLLGERIGDKLNTINPVYTNNVDTEHLYSAKFHRHAFDYRTRRFTYTVAMRIRDYVKKGVPSYQAFLKVQTHLLALGKAYSVELAYNTFVDFTETIIDEKNRLLFRKIGTLYALHELRKDASWYLEQGYISGTKSKAIRQRVERLSTELRPHIGVLVDGFGIPDHCLEAPIAN; this is encoded by the coding sequence ATGGAAATACAAAAATATACTGCTGGCGTTTTACAATACATTCCTTTCTTTTATGTGATTTGGTCGGACGATTTATTATCATATTCAGAGGTTTCTGTTGTAAAAAAAGCCATTGAACAAGATAAAACGCTAACCAAAAAAGACTACAGCTATCTTTTAAAATATTTAGATAAAAAAGCACCACCAACGTATGCTGCATTAAAGCATTGGAAAAAAACAATTTCTAATGCGAACATTAAGTTAGTGGAAAGCGATACTTATCCCCTAGCTACTTTTAGTCAGAAAATGATTTGTCATCATTTTGCAGAATGTCCATTCAATCCGAATTTAAAAGATATTGAAATCAATTTAGGGATTCAACCAAACCATTACAATCATTTATTTGAAATTGAAATTGTTAAAGAAGCGACTTCTAATTATTACAATCCTGCTGAAATAGATACTATTTTAAAAGGAGACCAAACCATTGTTATTGATGCCTTTAGAGATTTTTTAAAAGATCCCATTTTTAAATGGGATATTAAAAGAGACAAAGAAGCATTTAGAAACCATGTTTTAGAACAAGTAAAAGTTTTGGCAAAAGAAGGTTATGGAGCCATGTCTTACGATACGCCTTATGGAGGTAGCAATAATATGGTTGGTTATGCTGGAATTTTCGAAAACTTAATGTACGTTGATGGAAGTTTGGCCATAAAATTCGGAGTCCAATTTGGCCTTTTCGGAGGAAGTATTCAAAAATTAGGCACCAAAAAACATCATGATACATATCTAACTGAAACTGGAAAAGCCAACATTTTAGGATGTTTTGCCATGACAGAAACTGGGCATGGATCGAATGTTAGAGGCGTTAAAACAACTGCAACTTACGACAAAGAAAAAGACAGTATTATTATTCACACACCAGGAGAAAACGATAATAAGGAATATATTGGAAATGCCTTGCATTCGACAATGGCTTCCGTTTTTGCACAGTTAATTGTCGATGGAAAAAACCATGGTGTGCATGCTATTTTAGTGACCATTCGTGATGAAAATCATACCCTAACACCTGGAGTTACCATCGAAGACAATGGCTATAAATTAGGATTAAATGGTGTTGATAATGGTAAAATTTGGTTCCATCAAGTTCGAGTTCCAAGAGAAAATTTATTAAATAAATATGGAGACATTTCTCCAGAGGGAACCTATTATTCTGAAATAAAAAACCCCAACAAACGCTTTTTTACGATGTTGGGTACTTTGGTGGGTGGTAGAATTTGTGTGGCAAGAGCTGGACTTGGAGGTGCAAAAAAGTCATTGGCGATTGCTGTAAAACACGCTTTAAAAAGAAGACAATTTAACGACAGCATAAAAATTCAAGAAGACTTGTTAATGGATTATCCCAGCCACCAATTGCGTTTAACGCCTGCAGTTGTTAGCTGTTATGTGTATGATGTTACATTAACACATATTATGAAAGTGTATAGTGATCCAAAAATTAAAGACAAACGAAAAATAGAAACCCAAGTAGCAGGATTAAAGTCTATTATTACCTGGTTTGCAAACGACACCATACAAGAATGTAGAGAAGCTTGTGGTGGAAAAGGATATTTGTTAGAAAACCAAATTGCAGATTTAAAGGGAGATGTAGATATTTTTACCACGTTCGAAGGAGACAATCATGTATTGTTACAATTGGCAGCAAAAGGAGTTTTGTCTGATTTTAAATCGGAATTTAACAGTGCTGGTTTTACAGCAGTTCTAAAATTATTAGGAGAAAGAATTGGCGATAAACTAAATACCATTAACCCTGTTTACACGAATAATGTCGATACAGAACATTTGTATAGTGCTAAATTTCATAGACATGCGTTCGATTATCGTACAAGAAGGTTCACCTACACAGTTGCCATGCGAATTCGAGATTATGTAAAGAAAGGAGTTCCTTCCTACCAAGCCTTTTTAAAAGTACAAACGCATTTATTGGCTTTAGGAAAAGCATATAGTGTAGAACTGGCTTATAACACTTTTGTTGACTTTACAGAAACTATTATCGATGAAAAAAACAGGTTACTGTTCAGAAAAATAGGGACTTTATATGCTTTACATGAATTGCGAAAAGACGCTTCTTGGTATTTGGAACAAGGCTATATTAGTGGCACAAAATCGAAAGCAATTCGCCAACGAGTAGAAAGGTTATCTACAGAATTAAGACCTCATATTGGAGTTTTAGTAGATGGTTTTGGAATACCAGACCATTGCTTGGAAGCACCTATTGCGAATTAA